The Schistocerca gregaria isolate iqSchGreg1 chromosome 4, iqSchGreg1.2, whole genome shotgun sequence genome contains a region encoding:
- the LOC126266688 gene encoding M-phase inducer phosphatase-like isoform X2, which translates to MMRETSPECCEIGDCCRLMKNVMKLPDAAFGNYSTGNLPVYNSKSRGLCRRISLQPLSLNHDDRNKASGAGNKENGSPNKDRTSQHSQLSFGSPLKPSVSPSKFAVVRQASSGSLRPRHPLEDYDANSQDSGCCTATVEKDVAEAFRFTEPLGTAPRRLLVEQSPRKDLFISPMKSARGALFHSFSSSSGSESIDDGFMELLECEKLDEDAQLPSGMNTLLSGALKEVNRRSPLKEKGNSPQTSPFKITLRPPEQKYFGRSLSYCGQQKVRNSLFSSPGSNSSSPCVSPTVEAIRAFKRPEPPCGIISPLEIKRHKSNTCMSIAENEAVTHTAVKGTLFSYGFERHSVKIQRSFSETEATIKRALQKASQEPDLIGDFTKPFILPLMDGRHQDLKSISPETLASLIRGQYKDSVASYTIVDCRYPYEYDGGHIQGARNLYTKDQIWKEFVDIQRPSTRSSNGDDQNVSSDEKRNILIFHCEFSSERGPNMTRFLRNCDRTRNKDIYPALNYPEIYLLDGGYKNFFENHSDLCEPRAYQPMRDPKFESDLRLFRSKSKSWSGDNKNRQTLRSNLKRLGL; encoded by the exons ATGATGAGGGAAACTTCACCGGAATGCTGCGAGATCGGCGATTGTTGCAG GTTAATGAAAAACGTGATGAAACTACCAGACGCAGCGTTCGGCAACTACTCGACCGGCAATCTGCCTGTGTACAACAGCAAATCGCGCGGGCTATGCCGCAGGATAAGTCTTCAGCCTTTATCCCTTAACCACGATGACAGAAACAAGGCTTCTGGCGCAGGAAACAAGGAGAACGGGTCACCAAATAAAGATCGCACGAGTCAACATTCGCAGCTTTCGTTTGGAAGCCCGTTGAAGCCATCAGTCAGCCCGTCAAAG TTTGCAGTGGTTAGACAGGCTAGCAGTGGTAGTCTGAGACCTCGCCACCCACTAGAAGACTATGATGCAAATTCTCAGGATAGTGGTTGCtgtacagcaactgttgaaaaggaTGTTGCTGAAGCCTTCAG ATTCACTGAACCACTTGGAACTGCTCCTCGCCGTTTACTTGTGGAACAGTCACCGCGGAAAGATTTATTCATTTCTCCAATGAAATCTGCAAGAGGTGCTCTTTTCCATAGTTTCTCATCTAGTTCTGGAAGTGAATCAATTGATGATGGTTTTATGGAGCTCCTTGAATGCGAAAAGCTG GATGAAGATGCTCAGCTTCCTTCAGGAATGAACACACTACTTTCAGGAGCCCTAAAAGAAGTTAACAGAAGAAGTCCATTAAAGGAGAAGGGGAACAGTCCACAAACTTCACCATTCAAAATCACATTGAGGCCACCAGAGCAAAAATACTTTGGCAGAAGCTTGTCTTACTGTGGTCAGCAAAAG GTCCGTAATTCCTTATTTTCATCACCGGGAAGTAACTCCTCAAGTCCTTGTGTCTCTCCAACTGTTGAAGCTATTAGAGCATTTAAACGACCCGAGCCCCCTTGTGGAATTATTAGTCCACTTGAAATAAAAAGACACAAGTCAAACACATGCATGTCTATTGCAGAGAATGAAGCTGTTACACATACAGCAGTGAAAGGCACACTTTTTAGTTATGGATTTGAGAGACACTCAGTCAAAATACAGCGGAGTTTTTCAGAAACTGAAGCTACTATAAAGCGTGCCTTACAGAAAG CATCGCAGGAGCCTGATCTCATTGGTGACTTCACAAAGCCATTCATATTACCATTAATGGATGGCCGCCATCAGGATTTGAAGTCAATTTCACCAGAAACATTAGCTTCACTTATCAGGGGGCAATACAAAGATTCTGTAGCATCGTACACAATTGTCGATTGTCG GTATCCATATGAGTATGATGGAGGACACATACAGGGTGCTAGAAACTTGTATACGAAAGACCAGATATGGAAGGAATTTGTTGACATTCAAAGACCTTCCACCCGCAGCTCCAATGGAGATGATCAAAATGTATCTTCAGATGAAAAACGAAATATACTGATATTCCACTGTGAATTTTCATCAGAAAGGGGGCCTAATAT GACAAGATTTCTGCGCAACTGTGATAGAACAAGGAATAAAGACATTTATCCAGCACTGAATTATCCAGAGATCTATTTGCTGGATGGCGGTTATAAAAACTTCTTCGAAAACCATAGTGACTTATGTGAACCTCGTGCTTATCAACCAATGCGTGATCCAAAATTTGAGTCTGATTTAAGATTATTCCGGTCCAAATCGAAATCTTGGAGTGGTGACAACAAGAATCGGCAAACACTTCGTAGCAATTTAAAAAGGCTTGGTCTATGA